From one Triticum aestivum cultivar Chinese Spring chromosome 4B, IWGSC CS RefSeq v2.1, whole genome shotgun sequence genomic stretch:
- the LOC123093995 gene encoding chaperone protein ClpB2, chloroplastic, with protein MATAPPPALAADLHISSYPAAAPAPAVAAAAWGSSRRAAGPSSTRVALSAARGRGRLSPVVGTGRPALSVRCNASSRDGRITQQEFTEMAWQSIVLAPEVAKESKHQIVETEHLMKSLLEQRNGLARRIFSKAGVDNTRLLDATEKFIQRQPKVLGEDPGSMLGRDLEALIQRARNFKKEYGDSFVSVEHIVLGFADDKRFGRQLFKDFQITVESLKTAIESIRGKQNVIDQDPEGKYEALDKYGKDLTAMARQGKLDPVIGRDDEIRRCIQILSRRTKNNPVLIGEPGVGKTAIAEGLAQRIVQGDVPQALTNRRLITLDMGALIAGAKYRGEFEDRLKAVLKEVTDSDGQVVLFIDEIHTVVGAGATSGAMDAGNLLKPMLGRGELRCIGATTLDEYRKYIEKDPALERRFQQVYVDQPTVEDTVSILRGLRERYELHHGVRISDSALVAAALLSDRYISGRFLPDKAIDLVDESAAKLKMEITSKPTALDEIDRSVLKLEMERLSLTNDTDKASRDRLSRIEAELSLLKERQKGLTEQWEREKSVMTKIQSIKEEIDRLNVEIQQAEREYDLNRAAELKYGSLNALQRDLQKTEDELNEYQSSGKSMLREEVTQDDIAEIVSRWTGIPVSKLKQSDREKLLYLEDELHKRVVGQDPAVKAVAEAIQRSRAGLSDPNRPIASFMFMGPTGVGKTELAKALASFMFNTEDAVVRIDMSEYMEKHSVSRLIGAPPGYVGYEEGGQLTEAVRRRPYSVVLFDEIEKAHSDVFNVFLQILDDGRVTDSQGRKVSFTNSIIIMTSNVGSQYILNMDEEGGATDSAYESMKKRVMDAARSVFRPEFMNRVDEYIVFKPLERKQINSIVKLQLARVQKRIADRKIKLDVSPAAIEFLGSLGYDPNYGARPVKRVLQQYVENELAKGILRGEFKDEDSISVDTQVTVPSNGKLPQQKLVFRKTNEESKPAAAQDEKFLPTV; from the exons atggccaccgcgccgccgcccgcgctcgccgcGGACCTCCACATCTCCTCCTAcccggccgccgccccggccccggccgtcgccgccgcggcgTGGGGCAGCAGCAGGAGGGCGGCGGGCCCGTCGTCGACCCGCGTCGCGCTCAGCGCGGCGAGAGGACGGGGACGCCTCTCCCCGGTGGTGGGAACCGGGCGGCCGGCGCTCTCCGTCAGGTGCAACGCCAGCTCCCGGGACGGGAGG ATTACACAGCAAGAATTCACCGAGATGGCATGGCAGTCGATTGTTCTGGCACCCGAAGTCGCCAAAGAGAGCAAACACCAGATCGTGGAGACTGAACATTTGATGAAATCCTTGCTGGAGCAGAGGAACGGGCTTGCCCGTCGAATCTTCTCCAAAGCTGGAGTTGATAACACACGGCTTCTCGATGCCACCGAGAAGTTCATCCAGCGGCAGCCTAAG GTATTAGGTGAAGATCCTGGTTCGATGTTGGGGCGTGACTTGGAAGCTCTGATACAGAGGGCGAGAAACTTTAAGAAAGAGTATGGTGATTCATTCGTCTCGGTTGAACATATTGTTCTTGGTTTTGCGGATGATAAGCGATTTGGAAGACAGCTGTTCAAGGACTTCCAGATCACCGTAGAATCCTTGAAAACAGCTATTGAATCCATAAGAGGGAAGCAAAATGTAATTGATCAAG ACCCTGAGGGAAAGTATGAAGCTTTGGACAAATATGGAAAGGACCTGACAGCTATGGCACGTCAGGGGAAGCTTGACCCTGTTATAGGAAGAGATGATGAAATCCGTAGGTGCATTCAGATTTTGTCTCGGAGAACAAAGAATAATCCTGTTTTGATTGGTGAACCTGGCGTGGGAAAAACAGCCATAGCTGAAGG GCTTGCTCAGAGGATAGTGCAAGGAGATGTCCCACAGGCACTGACAAACCGTCGA CTAATTACACTTGACATGGGGGCTTTGATTGCCGGTGCAAAATATCGAGGAGAATTTGAGGATAGACTGAAGGCTGTACTTAAAGAAGTCACAGATTCTGATGGACAGGTTGTTCTCTTCATTGACGAGATCCACACTGTTGTTGGAGCAG GTGCCACTTCTGGTGCAATGGATGCTGGCAATCTTCTGAAACCAATGCTCGGAAGAGGGGAGCTACGTTGCATTGGTGCAACAACCCTCGATGAGTACCGCAAATATATTGAGAAAGATCCAGCACTGGAACGCCGCTTCCAACAAGTGTATGTTGATCAACCAACAGTTGAAGATACAGTGTCAATACTCCGAGGATTACGTGAGAGATACGAATTGCACCATGGGGTCCGCATATCAGACAGTGCTCTTGTTGCTGCCGCTCTTTTGTCAGATCGTTACATCAGCGGACGATTTTTGCCTGACAAAG CAATTGATTTGGTCGATGAATCAGCTGCCAAGTTGAAAATGGAGATAACATCGAAGCCGACTGCTCTGGACGAGATTGATCGTTCTGTGCTCAAACTTGAAATGGAACGTCTCTCACTAACAAATGATACAGACAAGGCATCAAGAGACAGATTATCTCGCATTGAAGCAGAATTGTCACTTTTGAAAGAAAGGCAGAAGGGACTGACTGAGCAGTGGGAGCGTGAAAAGTCGGTGATGACAAAGATCCAATCTATTAAGGAAGAG ATTGACAGGTTAAATGTGGAGATCCAGCAGGCCGAGCGTGAGTATGATCTCAATCGTGCTGCTGAACTGAAGTATGGTAGTCTGAATGCATTGCAGCGGGACCTTCAAAAAACAGAGGATGAGCTAAACGAATATCAAAGTTCTGGGAAATCCATGCTAAGAGAAGAGGTGACCCAAGATGATATTGCAGAGATTGTGAGCAGGTGGACAGGCATCCCGGTTTCCAAGTTAAAGCAATCCGACAGAGAAAAGCTGCTGTATCTCGAGGACGAACTGCACAAGCGTGTAGTGGGGCAGGATCCTGCAGTCAAAGCAGTTGCAGAGGCCATCCAGAGATCCAGAGCTGGTTTGTCTGATCCAAACCGGCCCATTGCCAGCTTCATGTTCATGGGACCTACAGGAGTGGGCAAAACAGAATTGGCGAAAGCACTCGCTTCTTTTATGTTCAACACTGAGGATGCTGTTGTCAGGATTGACATGAGCGAGTATATGGAGAAACACTCTGTCTCAAGACTGATTGGTGCGCCACCAGGTTATGTTGGGTACGAAGAGGGCGGTCAGCTTACAGAGGCTGTCCGTAGGAGGCCATACTCTGTGGTCTTGTTTGATGAGATTGAGAAAGCCCATTCAGATGTATTCAATGTTTTCCTGCAAATATTGGACGATGGCAGGGTTACAGACTCGCAGGGCCGGAAGGTGAGCTTCACCAACAGTATCATTATCATGACATCCAATGTTGGTTCACAGTACATATTGAATatggatgaagaaggcggagcgACTGATTCGGCCTACGAGAGTATGAAGAAGAGGGTGATGGATGCTGCAAGATCTGTTTTCCGTCCTGAGTTCATGAATCGTGTAGACGAGTACATCGTCTTCAAGCCTCTTGAGAGGAAGCAGATAAACAGCATTGTCAAATTACAG TTGGCGAGAGTGCAGAAGAGGATCGCCGACCGCAAGATCAAACTCGACGTCTCACCGGCAGCAATCGAGTTCCTGGGAAGCCTTGGCTACGACCCCAACTACGGCGCCAGGCCGGTGAAGCGGGTGCTTCAGCAGTATGTGGAGAATGAACTCGCCAAGGGTATCCTCAGAGGCGAGTTCAAGGATGAGGACAGCATCTCCGTCGACACTCAGGTTACGGTGCCGTCCAATGGCAAGCTCCCGCAGCAGAAGCTCGTCTTCCGGAAGACGAACGAGGAATCCAAGCCGGCTGCTGCTCAAGATGAGAAGTTCCTGCCGACAGTCTGA
- the LOC123093994 gene encoding E3 ubiquitin-protein ligase RFWD3 isoform X2: protein MPPQTTSGSAVRVPATKAVEDAAVGEGDHAAVTTPPPPPPTCPICFEPWTCSGGHRICCIPCGHVYGRSCLERWLHHSALASAKCPQCGAQFEDKLITNLYAPENLWEIISLQEFEAHLQPVIKRMEERWMSRIAEHTGKMDLEIDKVRTEVTELAAKMEADRESFRAEAEQMLDSLTAMKEQMRKMVEEENATAKDLLEFVQRVLPRRSSISIPRPSACVSASAPAPVGSENNARTRPDPAGPAHAVKRRRRRGS, encoded by the exons atgccTCCTCAAACCACATCCGGTTCGGCAGTTAGGGTTCCGGCGACCAAGGCGGTGGAGGATGCGGCCGTTGGGGAGGGCGACCATGCCGCAGtgaccacgccgccgccgccgcctcccacctgtCCCATCTGTTTCGAGCCCTGGACCTGCAGCGGCGGACACCGCATCTG TTGTATTCCTTGCGGACATGTGTATGGAAGATCGTGCCTAGAGAGGTGGCTACATCATTCTGCCCTCGCTAGTGCAAAG TGTCCTCAGTGTGGCGCACAATTTGAAGACAAGCTTATCACCAATCTCTATGCACCAGAAAATCTATGGGAAATTATTAGTTTACAG GAATTTGAAGCTCATCTCCAGCCTGTTATAAAAAGGATGGAAGAACGCTGGATGTCTCGTATAGCTGAGCACACGGGGAAAATGGACTTGGAGATTGATAAAGTGAGGACAGAAGTGACGGAACTGGCTGCCAAAATGGAGGCAGATAGGGAGTCTTTCCGTGCTGAGGCAGAGCAAATGTTAGACAGCCTGACAGCAATGAAGGAGCAAATGAGGAAGATGGTTGAAGAAGAGAATGCGACTGCAAAGGATCTACTAGAATTCGTGCAGCGGGTTTTACCTCGGCGGTCATCGATTTCCATCCCTCGTCCTTCTGCCTGTGTCTCAGCTTCTGCTCCTGCTCCTGTGGGTTCAGAGAACAACGCAAGGACTCGCCCTGATCCTGCTGGTCCTGCTCATGCTGTGAAGAGAAGGCGGCGTCGTGGGAGTTGA
- the LOC123093994 gene encoding uncharacterized protein isoform X1: protein MPPQTTSGSAVRVPATKAVEDAAVGEGDHAAVTTPPPPPPTCPICFEPWTCSGGHRICCIPCGHVYGRSCLERWLHRCGDDSAKCPQCGEQFERDLITNLYAPGNLWDGCCRLQEVKAHCESELREVVARSISMVQDVEARSKSRYDKLRAEFLEKSASMVAESEKMQAEFQDNMSAETEALRAGLVQKVYEMVATWREEMATNLMRMKVQMKKMAEEDNATATDVIEFMERSFPQLSLISTLSAFAPAPAPAPAPVDSDNTRPGCNHPDELPLSLTLPGPGGAVKRRRG from the exons atgccTCCTCAAACCACATCCGGTTCGGCAGTTAGGGTTCCGGCGACCAAGGCGGTGGAGGATGCGGCCGTTGGGGAGGGCGACCATGCCGCAGtgaccacgccgccgccgccgcctcccacctgtCCCATCTGTTTCGAGCCCTGGACCTGCAGCGGCGGACACCGCATCTG TTGCATTCCTTGTGGACATGTGTACGGCAGGTCATGTCTAGAGAGGTGGCTCCATCGTTGCGGCGATGACAGTGCGAAG TGCCCACAGTGTGGCGAACAATTTGAACGCGACCTTATTACCAACCTCTACGCCCCAGGAAATTTGTGGGATGGCTGTTGTCGTTTACAG GAAGTGAAAGCACATTGCGAGTCTGAGCTTCGCGAGGTGGTGGCACGTTCAATATCTATGGTGCAAGATGTGGAGGCGAGATCTAAATCCAGGTACGATAAACTGAGGGCGGAGTTTCTCGAAAAATCTGCTAGTATGGTGGCAGAAAGCGAGAAGATGCAAGCAGAATTTCAAGACAATATGAGTGCAGAAACAGAGGCTCTCCGAGCTGGCTTGGTGCAGAAGGTGTATGAGATGGTGGCAACTTGGAGAGAAGAAATGGCGACTAACCTGATGAGAATGAAGGTGCAGATGAAGAAGATGGCTGAAGAAGACAATGCGACGGCAACAGATGTGATAGAATTCATGGAGCGGAGTTTCCCTCAACTGTCACTGATTTCCACCCTGAGTGCATTTGCTCCGGCACCTGCTCCTGCTCCTGCGCCTGTGGATTCTGATAACACAAGGCCAGGCTGCAATCACCCTGATGAGCTGCCACTCTCCCTGACACTGCCTGGTCCTGGCGGTGCCGTGAAGAGAAGGCGGGGTTGA